One stretch of Phocoena phocoena chromosome 10, mPhoPho1.1, whole genome shotgun sequence DNA includes these proteins:
- the LOC136129949 gene encoding large ribosomal subunit protein eL39-like — translation MSSHKTFRIKQFLAKKQKQNRPIPQWIRMKTGNKIRYNSKRRRWRRIKLAL, via the coding sequence ATGTCTTCTCACAAGACTTTCAGGATCAAGCAATTCCTGGctaagaaacaaaagcagaatcgTCCCATTCCCCAGTGGATTCGGATGAAAACTGGTAATAAAATCAGATACAACTCCAAGAGGAGACGTTGGAGAAGAATCAAGCTGGCTCTATAA